Proteins encoded within one genomic window of Sphaerotilus montanus:
- a CDS encoding ATP-binding protein: MRKEVSRQTVRRSRSRPGGAPVLLSPGLQDAPVLDQLCSHFVLTLTLRQAGRFAGRRDWNSLLALTARHLVWPVTVLGRLREFLGRRVKEHEAWTGHEALDDVDFLEKHGWWRGPYEEGTLFFYLDEYVKDAPKDLMAVLGTTGEWLGQHLRESATLVEKNVEVLAGLLQLNPAERALILYGTLARYQRDLRGLLVEFKVSSAQEAYATIAEVAGVDQRDVAEALRAGSRLERIGMIENLISEHNITDLADLMKVSDQLPPVLMREYRDPQDLMAVFTRPATKSELTPADFHFVGEEVDVLIALLKNAVERREAGVNVLMYGPPGTGKTELGRVVAQTAGLELYEVEYADRDGNSLSGRDRYRSLQISQVFLKASPNVALLFDEVEDVFPPISSDAAQLMARMDSSDTPHGGSSSVNGKAWVNQILETNPVPVVWVTNRIEQIDPAFRRRFQYHLELTSPPPGAREALVLRALGDTPVSAEFVERLTQRKALTPAQIRTAVRFAKLIGDAQGAAPLQSIEALIERQIAHADHALGTVDRQADRARPAVTTYDLGLLNVESRFEIPRIVEALKRRGHGALCFHGAPGTGKTALAEHIARELGRPLMVRQASDLVSKFVGETEQNMARMFNEAKAEQAVLLLDEADSFLRSRKRAERTYEVTEVNEMLQGMERFGGVFICTTNLFEDLDEAALRRFTFKIRFNPLTSEQRVRMFVAEALDGDAARLTDEQRQRLSILDQLACGDFAAVRRQIDILGEAFDADEFLSQIESEHRVKPQVRERRSIGFMH; the protein is encoded by the coding sequence GCCGGTTCGCCGGCCGGCGCGACTGGAACAGCCTGCTCGCCCTCACCGCGCGGCACCTGGTCTGGCCCGTCACCGTGCTGGGCCGCCTGCGCGAATTCCTCGGCCGCAGGGTCAAGGAACACGAGGCCTGGACCGGCCACGAGGCGCTGGACGATGTGGACTTCCTCGAAAAGCACGGCTGGTGGCGCGGCCCCTACGAGGAAGGCACCCTTTTCTTCTACCTCGACGAGTACGTCAAGGACGCACCGAAGGACCTGATGGCTGTCCTCGGCACCACCGGCGAATGGCTGGGCCAGCACCTGCGCGAGAGCGCCACGCTGGTCGAGAAGAACGTCGAGGTGCTGGCCGGCCTGCTGCAGCTCAACCCGGCCGAGCGCGCGCTGATCCTCTACGGCACCCTCGCCCGCTACCAGCGCGACCTGCGCGGGCTGCTGGTCGAGTTCAAGGTCTCCAGCGCGCAGGAGGCCTACGCCACCATCGCCGAGGTCGCCGGCGTGGACCAGCGCGACGTGGCCGAAGCCCTGCGCGCCGGCTCGCGGCTGGAGCGCATCGGCATGATCGAGAACCTCATCTCGGAGCACAACATCACCGACCTGGCCGACCTGATGAAGGTGTCGGACCAGCTGCCCCCGGTGCTGATGCGCGAGTACCGCGACCCGCAGGACTTGATGGCGGTGTTCACCCGGCCGGCGACCAAGAGCGAGCTGACCCCGGCCGACTTCCACTTCGTCGGCGAAGAAGTGGACGTGCTGATCGCACTGCTGAAGAACGCGGTCGAGCGGCGCGAGGCGGGCGTGAACGTGCTGATGTACGGCCCGCCCGGCACCGGCAAGACCGAACTCGGCCGCGTCGTCGCACAGACCGCCGGGCTGGAGCTGTACGAGGTCGAATACGCCGACCGCGACGGCAACTCGCTGTCCGGCCGCGACCGCTACCGCTCGCTGCAGATCAGCCAGGTCTTCCTGAAGGCCAGCCCGAACGTGGCGCTGCTGTTCGACGAGGTGGAGGACGTGTTCCCGCCGATTTCATCGGATGCAGCGCAGCTCATGGCGCGCATGGACAGCAGCGACACCCCCCACGGCGGCAGCTCGTCCGTCAACGGCAAGGCCTGGGTGAACCAGATCCTGGAGACCAATCCGGTACCGGTGGTCTGGGTGACCAACCGCATCGAGCAGATCGACCCGGCCTTCCGCCGCCGCTTCCAGTACCACCTGGAACTCACCTCGCCGCCGCCCGGCGCCCGCGAGGCGCTGGTGCTGCGCGCGCTTGGCGACACGCCGGTGAGCGCCGAGTTCGTCGAGCGCCTGACGCAGCGCAAGGCCCTGACCCCCGCGCAGATCCGCACCGCCGTGCGCTTCGCCAAGCTGATCGGCGACGCACAGGGCGCCGCGCCGCTGCAGTCGATCGAAGCCCTGATCGAGCGCCAGATCGCCCACGCCGACCACGCGCTCGGCACCGTCGACCGCCAGGCCGACCGTGCCCGCCCGGCGGTGACGACCTACGACCTGGGCCTGCTGAACGTCGAGAGCCGCTTCGAGATCCCGCGCATCGTCGAGGCGCTGAAGCGGCGTGGCCATGGCGCGCTGTGTTTCCATGGCGCACCCGGCACCGGCAAGACCGCGCTGGCCGAACACATCGCCCGCGAACTGGGCCGCCCGCTGATGGTCCGGCAGGCGAGTGATCTGGTCAGCAAGTTCGTCGGCGAGACCGAGCAGAACATGGCCAGGATGTTCAACGAGGCGAAGGCCGAGCAGGCCGTGCTGCTGCTGGACGAGGCCGACAGCTTCCTGCGCAGCCGCAAGCGTGCCGAACGCACCTACGAGGTCACCGAGGTCAACGAGATGCTGCAGGGCATGGAGCGCTTCGGCGGCGTCTTCATCTGCACGACCAACCTGTTCGAGGACCTGGACGAGGCGGCGCTGCGGCGTTTCACCTTCAAGATCCGCTTCAACCCGCTGACCAGCGAACAGCGCGTGCGCATGTTCGTGGCCGAGGCGCTGGACGGCGATGCCGCGCGGCTGACCGACGAGCAGCGCCAGCGACTGTCGATCCTCGATCAGCTGGCCTGCGGCGACTTCGCGGCGGTGCGCCGGCAGATCGACATCCTCGGCGAGGCCTTCGATGCGGACGAGTTCCTGTCGCAGATCGAGAGCGAGCACCGGGTGAAACCGCAGGTGCGCGAGCGGCGCAGCATCGGGTTCATGCACTGA
- a CDS encoding helix-hairpin-helix domain-containing protein, whose protein sequence is MSFMTFPDTDTPQRDAVLPALADLYADLFATALTPWTWASAWWQPWTLLDIRLEVIPHPGASASDFTVPASAFDAASVIEVVPVVVPTTPEAAAVSAAADNLTRIEGIGPKMALKLGEAGITTFAALAATPVAQLEALIAAAGARFKLVRPQTWPEQAALLAAGDEAGFAALTAQLKGGRRA, encoded by the coding sequence ATGAGCTTCATGACCTTTCCCGATACGGATACCCCGCAGCGCGACGCTGTGCTCCCCGCCCTGGCCGATCTCTATGCGGATCTGTTCGCCACGGCACTGACCCCCTGGACCTGGGCGAGTGCCTGGTGGCAGCCGTGGACGCTGCTGGACATCCGGCTGGAGGTGATCCCGCACCCCGGCGCGTCCGCATCCGACTTCACCGTGCCGGCCTCGGCCTTCGACGCCGCGTCGGTGATCGAGGTGGTGCCGGTGGTCGTGCCCACGACCCCGGAGGCTGCGGCGGTGTCCGCCGCCGCGGACAACCTCACCCGCATCGAAGGCATCGGCCCGAAGATGGCGCTCAAGCTGGGCGAGGCCGGCATCACGACCTTCGCCGCGCTGGCCGCGACGCCCGTCGCGCAGCTGGAGGCGCTGATCGCCGCGGCCGGTGCACGCTTCAAGCTGGTGCGCCCGCAGACCTGGCCCGAGCAGGCGGCCTTGCTGGCCGCGGGCGACGAGGCCGGCTTTGCGGCACTGACGGCGCAGCTGAAGGGCGGCCGACGCGCCTGA
- a CDS encoding homocysteine S-methyltransferase family protein: MTAPTTAYTRATRLPELLRQRIVVLDGAMGTMIQRYKLTEADFRGERLRDHGKDLKGNNDLLVLTRPDVISEIHSQYLAAGADIIESNTFGATSVAQEDYDLGGLAYEMNVAAARLARACCDQFSTVDKPRFVAGALGPTPRTASISPDVNDPGARNTSFDQLRAAYYEQAKGLLDGGADLFLVETIFDTLNAKAAIFALDELMEDTGERLPVIISGTVTDASGRILSGQTVGAFWNSVRHAKPIAIGLNCALGATLMRPYIEELSRIAGDTFISCYPNAGLPNPMSDTGFDETPEITGALVEEFAKAGFLNIAGGCCGTTPDHIHAIAQRVSAYRPRGVQDRLFSALLNAESTAAA; encoded by the coding sequence ATGACTGCCCCCACCACCGCCTACACCCGCGCCACCCGGCTGCCCGAGCTGCTGCGCCAGCGCATCGTTGTCCTCGACGGTGCGATGGGCACGATGATCCAGCGCTACAAGCTCACCGAAGCCGACTTCCGCGGCGAGCGGCTGCGCGACCATGGCAAGGACCTCAAGGGCAACAACGACCTGCTGGTGCTGACCCGCCCGGACGTGATCAGCGAGATCCACAGCCAGTACCTGGCCGCCGGGGCGGACATCATCGAATCGAACACCTTCGGCGCGACCAGCGTGGCGCAAGAGGACTACGACCTCGGCGGGCTGGCCTACGAGATGAACGTCGCGGCAGCCAGGCTCGCCCGCGCCTGCTGCGACCAGTTCTCGACCGTGGACAAGCCGCGCTTCGTGGCCGGCGCCCTCGGCCCGACGCCGCGCACCGCCAGCATCAGCCCGGACGTCAACGACCCCGGCGCCCGCAACACCAGCTTCGACCAGCTGCGTGCGGCCTACTACGAGCAGGCCAAGGGGCTGCTCGATGGCGGCGCCGACCTGTTCCTGGTGGAAACCATCTTCGACACGCTGAACGCCAAGGCCGCCATCTTCGCGCTCGACGAGCTGATGGAAGACACCGGCGAGCGCCTGCCCGTCATCATCTCCGGCACGGTCACCGACGCCTCGGGCCGCATCCTGTCCGGCCAGACGGTGGGCGCGTTCTGGAACAGCGTGCGCCACGCCAAGCCGATCGCCATCGGGCTGAACTGCGCGCTCGGCGCCACGCTGATGCGGCCCTACATCGAGGAGCTGTCGCGCATCGCGGGCGACACCTTCATCTCCTGCTACCCGAACGCCGGCCTGCCCAACCCGATGAGCGACACCGGCTTCGACGAGACGCCGGAGATCACCGGCGCGCTGGTCGAGGAGTTCGCGAAGGCCGGTTTCCTGAACATCGCCGGCGGCTGCTGCGGCACGACGCCGGACCACATCCACGCCATCGCCCAGCGGGTCAGCGCCTACCGGCCGCGTGGCGTTCAGGACCGGCTGTTCAGCGCCTTGCTCAACGCGGAGAGCACGGCCGCGGCCTGA